CAGGTCACGATGGCTCCCGCGGAGAGCCCCGTGAGATAGACACGCGAGGGATCGACGCGGTAGTGGCTCTTCGCGAACTCGAGCACCGCGTCGAGCTCCGCGTTGCTCCACCAGGCGTTGAAGCGCTGCGGTGAGATCAACACGAACGGGAACTGCCGCCCATTGCGGATGAGTTTTGGTGGCGCGGTGGGACTCATGAGCTTCTCGAGCCCCGTCGTGGTACCGGCACTTCCATCGCCCGCCTCGCCGAGCCCTCCCAGGAAGATCACGAGCGGGAACGTCGCCTCCGGATCGTCATCGTAGTCCTGGGGCAGGTACTCCCAGAACCCGTGGTTGATCCCCGACACCGTCCCGATGGGACGAGCAACGATTTGTCCCGGAGCTGCCCATGCGAGCTGCGCGGCACAGACAACCAGAATCAACAGGACGCGATTCACGATGGCCATACAGGTCCTCTCTGATGGAGTGGAGGATCTGTCTACCTGAATGTCTTACAAATAACAAGGGTTAATCTATTTTTACTGGTATTCCGTGGTAGGTTCGTATCGGTTCCGCTTGTCCGGCTGTCCCGCCTACGGGACTCGCGAGTTGTGAAAATCGACAGGAACCTACCGCTCTCCGCGTTGTCCTAGGGATCGCCGCATCAGGCCTACCCGAGGAATCGCAATGCCCGTGCCTTTGACACTCCGGGTCTTCAAGGGTGACACCCTGGTCACCTCCAAGGACTTCGAGCGCGACATCATCAAGATTGGCCGTCTCGTTTCGGCACATCTGTGCCTGGACGACGAGAAGGTCAGCCGTATCCACTCCGTCATCGAGGTCGCCTCGGATGGCAGCCTGTCCATCATCGACATGGGCAGCGTCGAGGGCACCTACGTCAACGGCAAGCGGGTGAAAAAGGGCCTGCTGTCCTTCGGCGATGAGATCAAGGTCGGTGGCACCACCCTCCGACTGGAGGACACCACGGTCATCGCCGCGGCGAACCTCGCCTCGGCCGCCGCGAGTACCACGCCCGTCGCGACCGCTCCTCCGCCCGACGCGGCGCTCGCTGCGGGGCTCGCCCAGGTCGCCGGTTCCAAGCAAGAGGCGGCCGCGGTGGAGGCTCCGACCGAGCAGGCCGCGCCCCGCGTGCGCCGGGTTCCGTCCCGGTCCAAGGGGCCGCT
Above is a window of Cystobacter fuscus DNA encoding:
- a CDS encoding dienelactone hydrolase family protein; the protein is MAIVNRVLLILVVCAAQLAWAAPGQIVARPIGTVSGINHGFWEYLPQDYDDDPEATFPLVIFLGGLGEAGDGSAGTTTGLEKLMSPTAPPKLIRNGRQFPFVLISPQRFNAWWSNAELDAVLEFAKSHYRVDPSRVYLTGLSAGAIVTWTYAAAHPQKLAAIVPIAGNGNGVNVCALWDVPVWAFHGTSDGTVSYWGSVDPVNKLNTVCTPRASPPAQLTLYSGVGHDSWGRTYSGSAGHDIYTWMLGYSRPQAAE